The Arctopsyche grandis isolate Sample6627 chromosome 10, ASM5162203v2, whole genome shotgun sequence genome window below encodes:
- the Cow gene encoding proteoglycan Cow, whose amino-acid sequence MRLAWTGVVVALALLFVSVSLADAKKKKKFDGDFEFAEEDESKVISSSKIGEKKRWIYDPNSDLCHPLNCQKKEICLLKDSYTAICVSKKELHKNGDIVVPGGSVGVSMPTNENVKDSSDKDDDVFYDSEDETEDQTDTFACEGCPVVRPVFLCGSDNRTYSSLCRLDYHNCIHHTSVKVACKGFCPCKDPEKKYRNKQQKLSADRRAKKQQGNTSHHSHTQYSFTPEDFKYDNKHYKYIKYTKYNNQLMQEKARENSFNEVVDSKPNRVSSAHDNNIWDESNSSENVIKSNGCSGSALESMADRLLDWFAVLMNDNNKKHTPHYQSSKGFPSDCKVEVRWMFGHLDRDTDSKLSVKDLYSLEHDEQEHCMKPFLSGCDTNHDTLVTRGEWCRCFQKADRPCTAVTRRANRNHFIGAYIPQCDSLGFYRPLQCHGAVGVCWCTDKHGNERPGTRTKGEPRCPESDDAVSLPSDDEDGAGEGSADQPLDF is encoded by the exons GATGAAAGCAAAGTAATCTCCTCGAGTAAAATCGGAGAAAAGAAGAGATGGATATACGATCCAAACA GTGATCTTTGCCATCCGCTAAACTGTCAGAAGAAGGAAATATGCCTGCTGAAAGATTCATACACGGCAATTTGTGTATCTAAAAAGGAACTACACAAAAATGG GGATATTGTAGTTCCTGGAGGGTCCGTAGGCGTAAGCATGCCTACCAATGAGAACGTCAAAGACTCCTCGGATAAAGACGACGACGTCTTCTACGATTCGGAAGACGAGACCGAAGATCAGACGGACACGTTCGC TTGTGAAGGTTGTCCTGTAGTACGTCCAGTGTTTCTATGCGGCTCCGACAATCGAACATATTCGTCACTTTGCCGACTAGACTATCACAATTGCATCCATCACACGTCCGTCAAAGTCGCGTGCAAAGGATTCTGTCCTTGCAAAG ATCCAGAAAAGAAATACAGAAATAAGCAGCAGAAATTGAGTGCGGATCGTAGAGCAAAGAAGCAACAAGGCAATACTTCGCATCATTCTCACACCCAGTACAGTTTCACCCCGGAAGACTTTAAATACGACAACAAACACTACAAATACATCAAGTACACCAAGTACAATAAC CAATTGATGCAAGAAAAAGCCCGAGAAAATTCCTTCAATGAAGTAGTCGATTCCAAGCCTAACCGAGTCTCATCAGCACATG ATAATAATATTTGGGATGAGTCAAACAGCAGCGAAAATGTCATTAAAAGCAACGGATGCAGCGGGTCTGCTTTGGAAAGCATGGCCGATCGTCTGTTGGACTGGTTTGCCGTGCTAATGAACGataataacaagaaacataCTCCACACTACCAGTCGAGTAAAG GTTTCCCATCAGACTGCAAAGTGGAAGTGCGTTGGATGTTTGGACATTTGGACCGTGACACTGATTCCAAACTCTCCGTGAAAGATCTATATTCACTCG AACACGACGAACAGGAGCATTGTATGAAACCATTCTTATCCGGCTGCGATACGAATCATGACACTCTGGTGACTCGTGGTGAATGGTGCCGCTGCTTCCAAAAAGCTGACAGACCTTGCACTGCCGTGACCCGGCGTGCCAATCGCAATCACTTCATCG GTGCATACATTCCGCAATGTGACTCGTTGGGATTCTACAGGCCGCTGCAATGCCACGGAGCTGTAGGCGTCTGCTGGTGTACAGATAAGCATGGCAACGAGAGGCCAGGAACCAGAACTAAGGGCGAGCCTCGTTGTCCAG AATCGGACGACGCCGTCAGCTTACCGTCTGATGACGAAGACGGTGCTGGCGAAGGCAGCGCAGACCAACCTTTGGATTTTTAA